In Ostrea edulis chromosome 10, xbOstEdul1.1, whole genome shotgun sequence, one genomic interval encodes:
- the LOC125666192 gene encoding ADP-ribosylation factor 2 has protein sequence MGSMFSQLFKSLIGKKEMRILMVGLDAAGKTTILYKLKLGEIVTTIPTIGFNVETVEYKNISFTVWDVGGQDKIRPLWRHYFQNTQGLIFVVDSNDRERITEAREELTRMLNEDELRDAALLVFCNKQDLPNAMNAAEVTDKLGLHSLRNRAWYIQATCATSGDGLYEGLDWLSNTLKNTK, from the exons ATGGGGAGCATGTTTAGCCAGCTGTTTAAAAGTTTAATCGGGAAAAAGGAGATGAGAATATTGATGGTGGGTTTGGATGCCGCTGGTAAAACCACAATTTTGTACAAACTTAAGCTAGGAGAAATTGTCACAACTATTCCCACAATAG GTTTTAACGTTGAGActgtagaatataaaaacataagTTTTACGGTGTGGGATGTTGGAGGTCAGGACAAAATTCGGCCATTATGGAGACATTACTTCCAGAACACACAAG GGTTAATCTTTGTGGTTGATAGTAACGACAGAGAACGTATCACTGAGGCTCGCGAGGAACTGACCAGGATGTTAAATGAAGATGAACTCCGAGATGCCGCACTTTTGGTCTTCTGTAATAAACAG gatcTGCCAAATGCAATGAATGCCGCAGAAGTCACAGATAAACTGGGACTCCACAGCCTAAGGAACCGAGCGTGGTACATCCAGGCTACATGTGCCACTAGCGGCGATGGTTTATACGAGGGTCTCGATTGGCTGTCAAACACACTAAAAAACACGAAATAG
- the LOC125666458 gene encoding serine protease inhibitor dipetalogastin-like, which produces MERGPVFLCVVIFFVGLGDAVLRDLPAPCTANHAPVCGENGQTYDNVCLARSVGIGIAYQGKCNCACPKVKMPVCGYNGITYDNACLAKCDLVSFTPGACSL; this is translated from the exons ATGGAAAGAGGACCCGTTTTCCTGTGTGTGGTGATATTTTTTGTGGGCCTTGGTGACGCGGTTCTTCGGGACCTCCCAGCACCCTGCACTGCTAACCACGCCCCCGTGTGCGGAGAGAACGGACAGACGTACGACAACGTATGCTTGGCCCGCTCTGT AGGTATTGGTATCGCCTATCAAGGGAAGTGTAACTGCGCATGCCCAAAAGTGAAAATGCCTGTTTGTGGGTATAATGGAATTACGTATGACAATGCCTGCCTGGCAAAATGCGA tCTCGTCAGTTTTACCCCCGGAGCATGCAGTTTGTGA